A DNA window from Ranitomeya imitator isolate aRanImi1 chromosome 2, aRanImi1.pri, whole genome shotgun sequence contains the following coding sequences:
- the LOC138663832 gene encoding oocyte zinc finger protein XlCOF22-like isoform X5: MDVDRDKMVERILHLTLEILFSLTGEDYIVMKKTSSEHCQVPMSEGWGRPLIPITGLPSHPLIHEAINDQKILELTYKMIELLTGEVPIRCQDVSIYFSMEEWEYLEGHKDLYKDIMMEVPQPLTSPDLSRKRTPERCHHPLLPQDCKQEDPNIPQDHQGEELTHINIIETYVRVDEQCKEEIPTYDYPDNCPKRSEEQLTSIFKSDDFEIPLNTNEVSIFTPNIRSSLHSKYISSDPLKQVLSSDSLATTKENQSHKISTEHGNTPKSKKPFVCSEYGNSFPIKKSFLKQPKIHTAEKRFSCSMCVKCFKSKSHLVRHQRTHTGEKNISCSECGKCFKEKLDLGTHQRTHTEEKPFSCSECGKCFNQKSTLVRHQRTHTGEKPFSCSECEKCFTQKSDLVKHQRTHTGEKPFSCSECGKRFNDKSALVMHQRTHTGEKPFSCSECGKCFTQKSDLVKHQRTHTGEKPFSCSECGKCFNEKSALVMHQRTHTGEKPFSCSECEKCFKKKWNLVIHQRTHKGEKAFHVQNVGNVLRRN; the protein is encoded by the exons ATGGatgtggacagagacaagatggtggagaggatattacacctcaccctagagatcctcttcagtcttactggagag gattatatagtaatgaagaagacctctagtgagcactgtcaggtccctatgtctgagggatggggaagaccccttatCCCAATCACAGGGCTTCcatctcaccccctgatacatgaggccatcaatgaccagaagatcctagagctcacctacaagatgattgagctgctgactggagag gttcctataaggtgtcaggatgtctccatctatttctccatggaggagtgggagtatttagaaggacacaaagatctgtataaggatatcatgatggaggttccccagccactcacatcaccag atctatccagaaaGAGGACACCAGAAAGATGTcaccatcctcttcttccacaggactgtaaacaagaagatcccaatattcctcaggatcatcag ggtgaagaactgacccatattaatattatagagacatatgtgagggtcgatgagcagtgtaaagaggagattcctacctatgactacccag ATAACTGTCCCAAGAGATCAGAGGAACAGCTAACAtctatttttaaatcagatgattttGAGATCCCACTGAATACAAATGAAGTGAGCATCTTTACACCAAATATacgatcatcccttcacagcaaatatATCTCATCTGATCCTTTAAAAcaagtcctgtcttctgattcattagcgACAACTAAGGAAAATCAGAGTCACAAAATAAGCACTGAACATGGAAATACTCCTAAATCAAAGAAGCCATTTGTATGTTCAGAATATGGAAACAGTTTTCCCATCAAAAAATCTTTTCTTAAACAACCAAAAATTCACACAGCGGAgaaaagattttcttgttccatgtGTGTTAAATGTTTTAAGAGCAAATCGCATCTTGTGAGacatcaaagaacccacacaggggagaagaatatttcatgttcagaatgtgggaaatgttttaaggaGAAATTAGATTTGGgtacgcaccagagaacccacacagaggagaagcctttttcctgttcagaatgtgggaaatgttttaatcaaaaATCAActttggttaggcaccagagaacccacacaggggagaagccgttttcctgttcagaatgtgagaaatgttttacacagaaatcagatttggttaagcaccagagaactcacacaggggaaaagccgttttcatgttcagaatgtgggaaacgttttaacgATAAATCGGCTTTGGTtatgcaccagagaacccacacaggggagaagccgttttcctgttcagaatgtgggaaatgttttacacagaaatcagatttggttaagcaccagagaacccacacaggggaaaagccgttttcatgttcagaatgtgggaaatgttttaacgagaaatcggctttggttatgcaccagagaacccacacaggggagaagccgttttcatgttcagaatgtgagaaatgcttTAAAAAGAAAtggaatcttgttatacaccaaagaacccacaaagGGGAGAAggcttttcatgttcagaatgtgggaaatgttttaaggaGAAATTAG
- the LOC138663832 gene encoding zinc finger protein 773-like isoform X4, producing the protein MFYLLRCFPLLSPVIVLLHRIFMMLHLLLIQDSTISDPVSEDLLYKNIFLSYQSRMDVDRDKMVERILHLTLEILFSLTGEVRDSDDTLHPSLWKLQMDRTGEVPIRCQDVSIYFSMEEWEYLEGHKDLYKDIMMEVPQPLTSPDLSRKRTPERCHHPLLPQDCKQEDPNIPQDHQGEELTHINIIETYVRVDEQCKEEIPTYDYPDNCPKRSEEQLTSIFKSDDFEIPLNTNEVSIFTPNIRSSLHSKYISSDPLKQVLSSDSLATTKENQSHKISTEHGNTPKSKKPFVCSEYGNSFPIKKSFLKQPKIHTAEKRFSCSMCVKCFKSKSHLVRHQRTHTGEKNISCSECGKCFKEKLDLGTHQRTHTEEKPFSCSECGKCFNQKSTLVRHQRTHTGEKPFSCSECEKCFTQKSDLVKHQRTHTGEKPFSCSECGKRFNDKSALVMHQRTHTGEKPFSCSECGKCFTQKSDLVKHQRTHTGEKPFSCSECGKCFNEKSALVMHQRTHTGEKPFSCSECEKCFKKKWNLVIHQRTHKGEKAFHVQNVGNVLRRN; encoded by the exons ATGTTCTATCTTCTGAGATGTttccccttattatctccagtaattgtattattacataggatttttatgatgttacatcttcttctcattcaggactctacaatatcagatcctgtcagtgaagatcttctatataagaacaTTTTCCTGAGTTACCAATCAAGGATGGatgtggacagagacaagatggtggagaggatattacacctcaccctagagatcctcttcagtcttactggagaggtgagagattctgatgacacaTTACATCCTTCTCTATGGAAattacagatggacagaactggagag gttcctataaggtgtcaggatgtctccatctatttctccatggaggagtgggagtatttagaaggacacaaagatctgtataaggatatcatgatggaggttccccagccactcacatcaccag atctatccagaaaGAGGACACCAGAAAGATGTcaccatcctcttcttccacaggactgtaaacaagaagatcccaatattcctcaggatcatcag ggtgaagaactgacccatattaatattatagagacatatgtgagggtcgatgagcagtgtaaagaggagattcctacctatgactacccag ATAACTGTCCCAAGAGATCAGAGGAACAGCTAACAtctatttttaaatcagatgattttGAGATCCCACTGAATACAAATGAAGTGAGCATCTTTACACCAAATATacgatcatcccttcacagcaaatatATCTCATCTGATCCTTTAAAAcaagtcctgtcttctgattcattagcgACAACTAAGGAAAATCAGAGTCACAAAATAAGCACTGAACATGGAAATACTCCTAAATCAAAGAAGCCATTTGTATGTTCAGAATATGGAAACAGTTTTCCCATCAAAAAATCTTTTCTTAAACAACCAAAAATTCACACAGCGGAgaaaagattttcttgttccatgtGTGTTAAATGTTTTAAGAGCAAATCGCATCTTGTGAGacatcaaagaacccacacaggggagaagaatatttcatgttcagaatgtgggaaatgttttaaggaGAAATTAGATTTGGgtacgcaccagagaacccacacagaggagaagcctttttcctgttcagaatgtgggaaatgttttaatcaaaaATCAActttggttaggcaccagagaacccacacaggggagaagccgttttcctgttcagaatgtgagaaatgttttacacagaaatcagatttggttaagcaccagagaactcacacaggggaaaagccgttttcatgttcagaatgtgggaaacgttttaacgATAAATCGGCTTTGGTtatgcaccagagaacccacacaggggagaagccgttttcctgttcagaatgtgggaaatgttttacacagaaatcagatttggttaagcaccagagaacccacacaggggaaaagccgttttcatgttcagaatgtgggaaatgttttaacgagaaatcggctttggttatgcaccagagaacccacacaggggagaagccgttttcatgttcagaatgtgagaaatgcttTAAAAAGAAAtggaatcttgttatacaccaaagaacccacaaagGGGAGAAggcttttcatgttcagaatgtgggaaatgttttaaggaGAAATTAG
- the LOC138663832 gene encoding zinc finger protein 773-like isoform X1 — MFYLLRCFPLLSPVIVLLHRIFMMLHLLLIQDSTISDPVSEDLLYKNIFLSYQSRMDVDRDKMVERILHLTLEILFSLTGEVRDSDDTLHPSLWKLQMDRTGEVRILEMSVVRFINVSLHNQDYIVMKKTSSEHCQVPMSEGWGRPLIPITGLPSHPLIHEAINDQKILELTYKMIELLTGEVPIRCQDVSIYFSMEEWEYLEGHKDLYKDIMMEVPQPLTSPDLSRKRTPERCHHPLLPQDCKQEDPNIPQDHQGEELTHINIIETYVRVDEQCKEEIPTYDYPDNCPKRSEEQLTSIFKSDDFEIPLNTNEVSIFTPNIRSSLHSKYISSDPLKQVLSSDSLATTKENQSHKISTEHGNTPKSKKPFVCSEYGNSFPIKKSFLKQPKIHTAEKRFSCSMCVKCFKSKSHLVRHQRTHTGEKNISCSECGKCFKEKLDLGTHQRTHTEEKPFSCSECGKCFNQKSTLVRHQRTHTGEKPFSCSECEKCFTQKSDLVKHQRTHTGEKPFSCSECGKRFNDKSALVMHQRTHTGEKPFSCSECGKCFTQKSDLVKHQRTHTGEKPFSCSECGKCFNEKSALVMHQRTHTGEKPFSCSECEKCFKKKWNLVIHQRTHKGEKAFHVQNVGNVLRRN; from the exons ATGTTCTATCTTCTGAGATGTttccccttattatctccagtaattgtattattacataggatttttatgatgttacatcttcttctcattcaggactctacaatatcagatcctgtcagtgaagatcttctatataagaacaTTTTCCTGAGTTACCAATCAAGGATGGatgtggacagagacaagatggtggagaggatattacacctcaccctagagatcctcttcagtcttactggagaggtgagagattctgatgacacaTTACATCCTTCTCTATGGAAattacagatggacagaactggagaggtgaggattctggaaatgtctgtagtgagatttatcaatgtgtctctccataaccaggattatatagtaatgaagaagacctctagtgagcactgtcaggtccctatgtctgagggatggggaagaccccttatCCCAATCACAGGGCTTCcatctcaccccctgatacatgaggccatcaatgaccagaagatcctagagctcacctacaagatgattgagctgctgactggagag gttcctataaggtgtcaggatgtctccatctatttctccatggaggagtgggagtatttagaaggacacaaagatctgtataaggatatcatgatggaggttccccagccactcacatcaccag atctatccagaaaGAGGACACCAGAAAGATGTcaccatcctcttcttccacaggactgtaaacaagaagatcccaatattcctcaggatcatcag ggtgaagaactgacccatattaatattatagagacatatgtgagggtcgatgagcagtgtaaagaggagattcctacctatgactacccag ATAACTGTCCCAAGAGATCAGAGGAACAGCTAACAtctatttttaaatcagatgattttGAGATCCCACTGAATACAAATGAAGTGAGCATCTTTACACCAAATATacgatcatcccttcacagcaaatatATCTCATCTGATCCTTTAAAAcaagtcctgtcttctgattcattagcgACAACTAAGGAAAATCAGAGTCACAAAATAAGCACTGAACATGGAAATACTCCTAAATCAAAGAAGCCATTTGTATGTTCAGAATATGGAAACAGTTTTCCCATCAAAAAATCTTTTCTTAAACAACCAAAAATTCACACAGCGGAgaaaagattttcttgttccatgtGTGTTAAATGTTTTAAGAGCAAATCGCATCTTGTGAGacatcaaagaacccacacaggggagaagaatatttcatgttcagaatgtgggaaatgttttaaggaGAAATTAGATTTGGgtacgcaccagagaacccacacagaggagaagcctttttcctgttcagaatgtgggaaatgttttaatcaaaaATCAActttggttaggcaccagagaacccacacaggggagaagccgttttcctgttcagaatgtgagaaatgttttacacagaaatcagatttggttaagcaccagagaactcacacaggggaaaagccgttttcatgttcagaatgtgggaaacgttttaacgATAAATCGGCTTTGGTtatgcaccagagaacccacacaggggagaagccgttttcctgttcagaatgtgggaaatgttttacacagaaatcagatttggttaagcaccagagaacccacacaggggaaaagccgttttcatgttcagaatgtgggaaatgttttaacgagaaatcggctttggttatgcaccagagaacccacacaggggagaagccgttttcatgttcagaatgtgagaaatgcttTAAAAAGAAAtggaatcttgttatacaccaaagaacccacaaagGGGAGAAggcttttcatgttcagaatgtgggaaatgttttaaggaGAAATTAG
- the LOC138663832 gene encoding zinc finger protein 773-like isoform X3, with protein sequence MDVDRDKMVERILHLTLEILFSLTGEVRDSDDTLHPSLWKLQMDRTGEVRILEMSVVRFINVSLHNQDYIVMKKTSSEHCQVPMSEGWGRPLIPITGLPSHPLIHEAINDQKILELTYKMIELLTGEVPIRCQDVSIYFSMEEWEYLEGHKDLYKDIMMEVPQPLTSPDLSRKRTPERCHHPLLPQDCKQEDPNIPQDHQGEELTHINIIETYVRVDEQCKEEIPTYDYPDNCPKRSEEQLTSIFKSDDFEIPLNTNEVSIFTPNIRSSLHSKYISSDPLKQVLSSDSLATTKENQSHKISTEHGNTPKSKKPFVCSEYGNSFPIKKSFLKQPKIHTAEKRFSCSMCVKCFKSKSHLVRHQRTHTGEKNISCSECGKCFKEKLDLGTHQRTHTEEKPFSCSECGKCFNQKSTLVRHQRTHTGEKPFSCSECEKCFTQKSDLVKHQRTHTGEKPFSCSECGKRFNDKSALVMHQRTHTGEKPFSCSECGKCFTQKSDLVKHQRTHTGEKPFSCSECGKCFNEKSALVMHQRTHTGEKPFSCSECEKCFKKKWNLVIHQRTHKGEKAFHVQNVGNVLRRN encoded by the exons ATGGatgtggacagagacaagatggtggagaggatattacacctcaccctagagatcctcttcagtcttactggagaggtgagagattctgatgacacaTTACATCCTTCTCTATGGAAattacagatggacagaactggagaggtgaggattctggaaatgtctgtagtgagatttatcaatgtgtctctccataaccaggattatatagtaatgaagaagacctctagtgagcactgtcaggtccctatgtctgagggatggggaagaccccttatCCCAATCACAGGGCTTCcatctcaccccctgatacatgaggccatcaatgaccagaagatcctagagctcacctacaagatgattgagctgctgactggagag gttcctataaggtgtcaggatgtctccatctatttctccatggaggagtgggagtatttagaaggacacaaagatctgtataaggatatcatgatggaggttccccagccactcacatcaccag atctatccagaaaGAGGACACCAGAAAGATGTcaccatcctcttcttccacaggactgtaaacaagaagatcccaatattcctcaggatcatcag ggtgaagaactgacccatattaatattatagagacatatgtgagggtcgatgagcagtgtaaagaggagattcctacctatgactacccag ATAACTGTCCCAAGAGATCAGAGGAACAGCTAACAtctatttttaaatcagatgattttGAGATCCCACTGAATACAAATGAAGTGAGCATCTTTACACCAAATATacgatcatcccttcacagcaaatatATCTCATCTGATCCTTTAAAAcaagtcctgtcttctgattcattagcgACAACTAAGGAAAATCAGAGTCACAAAATAAGCACTGAACATGGAAATACTCCTAAATCAAAGAAGCCATTTGTATGTTCAGAATATGGAAACAGTTTTCCCATCAAAAAATCTTTTCTTAAACAACCAAAAATTCACACAGCGGAgaaaagattttcttgttccatgtGTGTTAAATGTTTTAAGAGCAAATCGCATCTTGTGAGacatcaaagaacccacacaggggagaagaatatttcatgttcagaatgtgggaaatgttttaaggaGAAATTAGATTTGGgtacgcaccagagaacccacacagaggagaagcctttttcctgttcagaatgtgggaaatgttttaatcaaaaATCAActttggttaggcaccagagaacccacacaggggagaagccgttttcctgttcagaatgtgagaaatgttttacacagaaatcagatttggttaagcaccagagaactcacacaggggaaaagccgttttcatgttcagaatgtgggaaacgttttaacgATAAATCGGCTTTGGTtatgcaccagagaacccacacaggggagaagccgttttcctgttcagaatgtgggaaatgttttacacagaaatcagatttggttaagcaccagagaacccacacaggggaaaagccgttttcatgttcagaatgtgggaaatgttttaacgagaaatcggctttggttatgcaccagagaacccacacaggggagaagccgttttcatgttcagaatgtgagaaatgcttTAAAAAGAAAtggaatcttgttatacaccaaagaacccacaaagGGGAGAAggcttttcatgttcagaatgtgggaaatgttttaaggaGAAATTAG
- the LOC138663832 gene encoding zinc finger protein 773-like isoform X2, giving the protein MFYLLRCFPLLSPVIVLLHRIFMMLHLLLIQDSTISDPVSEDLLYKNIFLSYQSRMDVDRDKMVERILHLTLEILFSLTGEDYIVMKKTSSEHCQVPMSEGWGRPLIPITGLPSHPLIHEAINDQKILELTYKMIELLTGEVPIRCQDVSIYFSMEEWEYLEGHKDLYKDIMMEVPQPLTSPDLSRKRTPERCHHPLLPQDCKQEDPNIPQDHQGEELTHINIIETYVRVDEQCKEEIPTYDYPDNCPKRSEEQLTSIFKSDDFEIPLNTNEVSIFTPNIRSSLHSKYISSDPLKQVLSSDSLATTKENQSHKISTEHGNTPKSKKPFVCSEYGNSFPIKKSFLKQPKIHTAEKRFSCSMCVKCFKSKSHLVRHQRTHTGEKNISCSECGKCFKEKLDLGTHQRTHTEEKPFSCSECGKCFNQKSTLVRHQRTHTGEKPFSCSECEKCFTQKSDLVKHQRTHTGEKPFSCSECGKRFNDKSALVMHQRTHTGEKPFSCSECGKCFTQKSDLVKHQRTHTGEKPFSCSECGKCFNEKSALVMHQRTHTGEKPFSCSECEKCFKKKWNLVIHQRTHKGEKAFHVQNVGNVLRRN; this is encoded by the exons ATGTTCTATCTTCTGAGATGTttccccttattatctccagtaattgtattattacataggatttttatgatgttacatcttcttctcattcaggactctacaatatcagatcctgtcagtgaagatcttctatataagaacaTTTTCCTGAGTTACCAATCAAGGATGGatgtggacagagacaagatggtggagaggatattacacctcaccctagagatcctcttcagtcttactggagag gattatatagtaatgaagaagacctctagtgagcactgtcaggtccctatgtctgagggatggggaagaccccttatCCCAATCACAGGGCTTCcatctcaccccctgatacatgaggccatcaatgaccagaagatcctagagctcacctacaagatgattgagctgctgactggagag gttcctataaggtgtcaggatgtctccatctatttctccatggaggagtgggagtatttagaaggacacaaagatctgtataaggatatcatgatggaggttccccagccactcacatcaccag atctatccagaaaGAGGACACCAGAAAGATGTcaccatcctcttcttccacaggactgtaaacaagaagatcccaatattcctcaggatcatcag ggtgaagaactgacccatattaatattatagagacatatgtgagggtcgatgagcagtgtaaagaggagattcctacctatgactacccag ATAACTGTCCCAAGAGATCAGAGGAACAGCTAACAtctatttttaaatcagatgattttGAGATCCCACTGAATACAAATGAAGTGAGCATCTTTACACCAAATATacgatcatcccttcacagcaaatatATCTCATCTGATCCTTTAAAAcaagtcctgtcttctgattcattagcgACAACTAAGGAAAATCAGAGTCACAAAATAAGCACTGAACATGGAAATACTCCTAAATCAAAGAAGCCATTTGTATGTTCAGAATATGGAAACAGTTTTCCCATCAAAAAATCTTTTCTTAAACAACCAAAAATTCACACAGCGGAgaaaagattttcttgttccatgtGTGTTAAATGTTTTAAGAGCAAATCGCATCTTGTGAGacatcaaagaacccacacaggggagaagaatatttcatgttcagaatgtgggaaatgttttaaggaGAAATTAGATTTGGgtacgcaccagagaacccacacagaggagaagcctttttcctgttcagaatgtgggaaatgttttaatcaaaaATCAActttggttaggcaccagagaacccacacaggggagaagccgttttcctgttcagaatgtgagaaatgttttacacagaaatcagatttggttaagcaccagagaactcacacaggggaaaagccgttttcatgttcagaatgtgggaaacgttttaacgATAAATCGGCTTTGGTtatgcaccagagaacccacacaggggagaagccgttttcctgttcagaatgtgggaaatgttttacacagaaatcagatttggttaagcaccagagaacccacacaggggaaaagccgttttcatgttcagaatgtgggaaatgttttaacgagaaatcggctttggttatgcaccagagaacccacacaggggagaagccgttttcatgttcagaatgtgagaaatgcttTAAAAAGAAAtggaatcttgttatacaccaaagaacccacaaagGGGAGAAggcttttcatgttcagaatgtgggaaatgttttaaggaGAAATTAG
- the LOC138663832 gene encoding oocyte zinc finger protein XlCOF22-like isoform X6, producing MDVDRDKMVERILHLTLEILFSLTGEVRDSDDTLHPSLWKLQMDRTGEVPIRCQDVSIYFSMEEWEYLEGHKDLYKDIMMEVPQPLTSPDLSRKRTPERCHHPLLPQDCKQEDPNIPQDHQGEELTHINIIETYVRVDEQCKEEIPTYDYPDNCPKRSEEQLTSIFKSDDFEIPLNTNEVSIFTPNIRSSLHSKYISSDPLKQVLSSDSLATTKENQSHKISTEHGNTPKSKKPFVCSEYGNSFPIKKSFLKQPKIHTAEKRFSCSMCVKCFKSKSHLVRHQRTHTGEKNISCSECGKCFKEKLDLGTHQRTHTEEKPFSCSECGKCFNQKSTLVRHQRTHTGEKPFSCSECEKCFTQKSDLVKHQRTHTGEKPFSCSECGKRFNDKSALVMHQRTHTGEKPFSCSECGKCFTQKSDLVKHQRTHTGEKPFSCSECGKCFNEKSALVMHQRTHTGEKPFSCSECEKCFKKKWNLVIHQRTHKGEKAFHVQNVGNVLRRN from the exons ATGGatgtggacagagacaagatggtggagaggatattacacctcaccctagagatcctcttcagtcttactggagaggtgagagattctgatgacacaTTACATCCTTCTCTATGGAAattacagatggacagaactggagag gttcctataaggtgtcaggatgtctccatctatttctccatggaggagtgggagtatttagaaggacacaaagatctgtataaggatatcatgatggaggttccccagccactcacatcaccag atctatccagaaaGAGGACACCAGAAAGATGTcaccatcctcttcttccacaggactgtaaacaagaagatcccaatattcctcaggatcatcag ggtgaagaactgacccatattaatattatagagacatatgtgagggtcgatgagcagtgtaaagaggagattcctacctatgactacccag ATAACTGTCCCAAGAGATCAGAGGAACAGCTAACAtctatttttaaatcagatgattttGAGATCCCACTGAATACAAATGAAGTGAGCATCTTTACACCAAATATacgatcatcccttcacagcaaatatATCTCATCTGATCCTTTAAAAcaagtcctgtcttctgattcattagcgACAACTAAGGAAAATCAGAGTCACAAAATAAGCACTGAACATGGAAATACTCCTAAATCAAAGAAGCCATTTGTATGTTCAGAATATGGAAACAGTTTTCCCATCAAAAAATCTTTTCTTAAACAACCAAAAATTCACACAGCGGAgaaaagattttcttgttccatgtGTGTTAAATGTTTTAAGAGCAAATCGCATCTTGTGAGacatcaaagaacccacacaggggagaagaatatttcatgttcagaatgtgggaaatgttttaaggaGAAATTAGATTTGGgtacgcaccagagaacccacacagaggagaagcctttttcctgttcagaatgtgggaaatgttttaatcaaaaATCAActttggttaggcaccagagaacccacacaggggagaagccgttttcctgttcagaatgtgagaaatgttttacacagaaatcagatttggttaagcaccagagaactcacacaggggaaaagccgttttcatgttcagaatgtgggaaacgttttaacgATAAATCGGCTTTGGTtatgcaccagagaacccacacaggggagaagccgttttcctgttcagaatgtgggaaatgttttacacagaaatcagatttggttaagcaccagagaacccacacaggggaaaagccgttttcatgttcagaatgtgggaaatgttttaacgagaaatcggctttggttatgcaccagagaacccacacaggggagaagccgttttcatgttcagaatgtgagaaatgcttTAAAAAGAAAtggaatcttgttatacaccaaagaacccacaaagGGGAGAAggcttttcatgttcagaatgtgggaaatgttttaaggaGAAATTAG